ACCGGTCAGCCCCTGCTGATCATCGCTGAAGACATCGAAGGGGAAGCCCTGGCGACCCTGGTGGTCAACCGTCTGCGGGGCGTGCTGACCGTGGCTGCGGTCAAGGCTCCTAGCTTTGGCGATCGCCGCAAAGCCATTCTGCAAGACATCGCCATCGTCACCGAAGGCCAGATGATCGCTGAAGAAGTGGGCCTGAGCCTCGAAGATGTGGATCTGGACATGCTGGGCAGCGCCCGCAAGATCACCATCACCAAGGACAACACCACCATCGTCGCCGAGCCGAGCGATCGCGGTCGTGGCGAAATCCAGACCCGCATCGGCCAACTGCGCCGAGAGCTGGCTGAAACCGAGTCGGACTACGACGCCGAAAAGATCCAGGAGCGGATTGCCAAGCTCGTGGGCGGCGTAGCCGTGATCAAAGTGGGTGCTGCCACCGAAACCGAGCTCAAAGACCGGAAGCTGCGCATCGAGGACGCCCTCAACGCGACCCGCGCCGCCGTCGAAGAAGGCATTATCCCCGGCGGTGGTACGACCCTCCTCCACCTCACCAAGCTGGTCGACGAAGTCAAGCAAGGCCTCAACGCTGAAGAGCGCATCGGTGCTGACATCGTCGCCAAAGCTCTCGAAGCGCCCCTGCGCCAGATCGCAGACAACGCCGGCGCCGAAGGCGCAGTCGTCGTCGAAAAGGTGCGCAACCTGGATCTGAACATGGGCTACAACGCCGTCACCGGCCAGTTTGAGGACATGATCGCCTCCGGCATCATCGACCCTGCCAAGGTGACCCGCTCTGCGCTCCAAGACGCTGCTTCCATCGCAGGCTTGGTCCTCACGACCGAAGCCCTCGTGGTCGAGAAGCCCGTCAAGGAATCCCCCGCGCCTGACATGGGCGGCATGGGTGGCATGGGCGGCATGGGCGGTATGGGTGGCATGGGCGGCATGGGCATGATGTAGGCCTAGGCCGAGTTTGCCGCAGCTCCATAAATGAACGCTGACGCTCCGCGTCGCGTCTTGGGTAGCCCAGTTCAACGGGCTACCTTTTTTTGTGCCGCTTGCTGGGGGCGATCGCCCCTCGGCAATCCTGCTACAGTCAGCTCAGCGATTGGCTCGTCTGAGGGGCCAGTCAGCGCCTCACGCGTCCCCCCACAAAAAAACTGCCA
This genomic stretch from Geitlerinema sp. PCC 7407 harbors:
- the groL gene encoding chaperonin GroEL (60 kDa chaperone family; promotes refolding of misfolded polypeptides especially under stressful conditions; forms two stacked rings of heptamers to form a barrel-shaped 14mer; ends can be capped by GroES; misfolded proteins enter the barrel where they are refolded when GroES binds), which gives rise to MVKLIVFDEESRQALERGVNALADAVRITLGPRGRNVVLEKKFGTPEIVNDGISIAKEIELEDPFENTGARLIREVASKTKDLAGDGTTTATVLAQALIREGLKNVAAGSNPVNLRRGIDKTVARLLDEIKSIAKPVEGDAISQVAAVSAGSDEAVGAMIADAMAKVTRDGVITVEESKSLTTELEVVEGMQFDRGYMSPYFVTDTERMITEFENPRILITSQKISSVQDLVPVLEKIARTGQPLLIIAEDIEGEALATLVVNRLRGVLTVAAVKAPSFGDRRKAILQDIAIVTEGQMIAEEVGLSLEDVDLDMLGSARKITITKDNTTIVAEPSDRGRGEIQTRIGQLRRELAETESDYDAEKIQERIAKLVGGVAVIKVGAATETELKDRKLRIEDALNATRAAVEEGIIPGGGTTLLHLTKLVDEVKQGLNAEERIGADIVAKALEAPLRQIADNAGAEGAVVVEKVRNLDLNMGYNAVTGQFEDMIASGIIDPAKVTRSALQDAASIAGLVLTTEALVVEKPVKESPAPDMGGMGGMGGMGGMGGMGGMGMM